GCGGCCCCGAACAACTGCTTGCCGATCGCGCCCTGCGCAGCACCATCGACCTGGTACGCGAGACCGAGCCCGACGCGGAGGTGGTGCGAATCGACGCCGCCACCTACGAGCCGGGCGAACTCATGCTGCACATCAGCCCGAGCCTGTTCGGCGGGCTGAAGATCGTGGTCGCACGCGACCTGGACGAGGCCGGCGACGAACTGATCGACGAAGTCACCGCGCTCGCGAAGGCCCCGATGGACGGCGCCGTGCTCGTCGCGATGCACAAGAGCGGAAACCGCGGCAAGCGTGCGCTGGACGCACTCAAGAAGGGCGGCGCACGGGTCATCGAGGCGCCGGCGATCAAGTCCGATCGCGACAAGGCCTCGTTCGTCAGCAACGAGTTCCGCGCTGCTCGGCGCAAGGTCACTCCCGAGGCGGTGCAGGCGCTGTTGGACGCCGTCGGCAAGGACCTCGGCGAACTCGCCGCGGCGTGCGCACAGCTGATCGCCGACACGACCGGCGTCGTCGACGAGGAGCAGGTCGACGAGTACTACGGCGGCAAGGTCGAGGCGACCGGCTTCAAGGTCGCGGAGATGGCCATCGCCGGCAACGCGGGGGAGGCGCTGCGCCTGTTGCGTCACGCGCTCGCGTCGGGTCTCGACCCGGTCCCGATCGTCGCGGTCCTCGCCGGACAGCTGCGTCAGATCGCGAAGGTCGCCTCGGCCGGCAACGGATCGTCCGCGGCGCTCGCCCGTGACCTGAGCATGGCCCCGTGGCAGGTCGAGCGTGCACGCCGGTCGGCCCGCGGCTGGGACGGCGACCGGCTCGGCCGCGCGATCCAGGCCGTCGCGGCCGCCGACTTCGATGTCAAGGGTGGCGGACGCGACCCGGTCTACGCCGTCGAGCGGGCCGTGCTGACGATCTGCCGCGAGCGAACGGCACGCTGACGGCGGGTAAACGCAGGTGAGCCGCGCCGACCCGCGATTTGAGGGGATCACCGGCAGGCGTGTAGATTTGCTCCTTGCGTGCGCGTATTGGTCGTGCGCGCTCGCAGCAGTACCAACGCACCGAACTCGCCAGGGTCGTCCCCACGCCCCATCCGTTCCGGTGCGTCGTCGCCCTCTACGACAACCATCAGACCGAACTTTAGGAAGAACTTTCGTGGCAAACATCAAGTCGCAGATGAAGCGGATCAAGACCAACGAGATCCGCACCGAGCGCAACAAGGCCTACAAGTCGGAGCTTCGCACCTGGATCCGCAAGACCCGTGAGGCCGTTGCCGCCGGTGACGCCGACAAGGCGAAGGACGCCCTCAGGACCGCCGGCCAGAAGCTGGACAAGGCCGTCTCCAAGGGTGTCATCCACAAGAACCAGGCCGCGAACAAGAAGTCGGCGCTCACCAAGCAGGTGAACAGCCTCTGATTGCGGCTCCTTCGCAGTTCAGGCCCGTAGCAGGCGCTTGGCTTCTGCTACGGGCCTGATGCGTCCCGCCGCGTGAGCCTTGCGCTGTGGTCGCCTGGGTGCCACCACTGGGAGGCAGGGCCACCGTTCGTAGCAATGAAGCCCCGCACCGAACAGGTGCGGGGCTTCTGCGTCGGTCATCCGAAAGTCCGCAGGACTCGCGGGTCAGCGCGCGGGGTCTGCGGACTCTCGGGTCAGCTGAAGGGCGGGCGGGCGTCGATGGCGACCGAGCGACGTCCGGCCCAACGCCAGATACGGGCCGCGCGGTCGCGGTCCTGCTCGGTGACCAGGTTGCCCATCCAGCGCAGCGCCAGGGTCATCAGGAAATCCGAGCGCATGCCGACCGGGCCGAGCGCAGTCAACAGCTTGGGGTTGCTGAAGACTCCGGCGAGCCGGCGGGCCACGGAGAACGCCTCGCCGTAGTGCTCGGTCAGCAGCGCCGGCCATGCGGTTTCGAGCGAATCGCCGGCGACGAGCATGTCGGCGATGAAGCGACCGGTCTCCAGGCCGTAGTCGATGCCCTCGCCGTTGAGCGGGTTGATGCACGCGGCGGCGTCGCCGATGAGCGCCCAGTTCGGGCCGGCGACGTTCGACACCGCTCCGCCCATCGGTAGCAGCGCGGACGTCGGGTTTCGCAGTTCGCCGGACAGCCCGAACTCGTCGCCGATGGTGTCGGCGTACACCTTCATCAGTGGCTTGATCGCCACGTCGGCCGGACGTTTGGATGTGGCGAGGGTACCCGCACCGAGGTTGACCGAACCGTCGCCGAGCGGGAACACCCAGCCGTATCCGGACAGAATCTGGCCTTGCTCGCCACGGAGCTCGAGGTGGGAGGAGATCCACGGGTCGTCGCTCATCGTCGAGGTGACATACGAGCGGCCGGCGACGGCGTACACGGTGTCGCGGTGCCATTCGCGCCCGAGCACCTTGCCGAGCGGGGAGCGCACACCGTCTGCGACGACCAGCCGCTCGCACTCGATCTCGAAGGTGCCCTCGGCGCCGCGGAAGGTGACGGCGCGGACTCGTCCGCCGTCCAGTCGAGCGTCGATCGCCCGCGCACCCTCGACCCCGACCGCGCCTGCCTTCAGGGCGGTGGTGCGCAGGTGGTCGTCCAACTCGGTACGCGGAACGGCCGATCCGCGGTCGGGCAGACCTTCGACCTGCGGCCAAGGCAGTTCGAGCCGCTGCCCGAACCCGTGTGCCCGCAGACCCTGGTTGACGGTGTGCGCGAAAACCCAGTCGGTGAGTCCGAGACGGTGGAGTTCACCGATCGCGCGAGGGGTGAGTCCGTCGCCGCAGGTCTTGTCGCGGGGGAAGACCGCCGCGTCGGCGAGGACGACGTCCAGGCCGTAACGGGCGGCCCAGGTGGCCGCAGCCGAACCGGCGGGGCCGGCCCCGACGACGAGGACATCAGTGTGTGTCGCAGCGGGCATGGCAGCGATTCTCTCAGGGTCGTCGCGCGGTGCCAATTCGGCGTCGAACCGGCAGTGCCTGCTCCCGGGGCGGCAGGTCTCGCAGCTGCGATATTCTCTGCTCATGCATCGCCTGCTTCTGCTTCGAACGCCGCGCTGAACAGACCGGACCTCAGCGCGGCCGCCCCTTGCCTGATGAGCGAGGGGCTTCTTGTTGGCACGGTTCGGTGCCGCAGAACGCGACACGGCAGACAACGAGCAGACGAAACGACGTGAGGGCACCATGAGCGACAGCAATCAGAGCGACACCCCGAAGTTCCGGTACACCGCGCAGACCGCCGGCGAGATCGAACGCCGCTGGCAGGACCGGTGGGAGGAGCAGGGCACCTTCCAGGCGCCTAACCCGAGCGGCCCGTGGGCCGACCCGTCCGCCGACGGCAAGCAGAAGTACTTCCTGCAGGACATGTTCCCCTACCCCAGCGGCGCGGGCCTGCACGTCGGCCACCCGCTGGGCTTCATCGCGACCGACGTCTTCGCGCGCTACCAGCGCATGACCGGCAAGAACGTGCTGTACACGATGGGCTTCGACGCCTTCGGCCTGCCGGCCGAGCAGTACGCGGTGCAGACCGGCCAGCACCCGCGCAAGACCACCGAGGACAACATCGTCACCTACCGCCGACAGCTGCGGCAGCTGGGGTTGTCGCACGATCTGCGCCGCTCGTTCGCGACGATCGATCCCGAGTACTACAAGTGGACGCAGTGGATCTTCCTGCGCATCTACAACTCCTGGCACGACGAGCGCGCGGGCAAGGCCCGACCGATCGAGGACCTGGTCTCGGCCTACGAAAGCGGTGAAATCGCCACCCCGACCGGTGCGGCCTGGGCCGACCTGTCGGACACCGAGCGCATCGCAGCCGTCGACGCACGCCGTCTGGCGTACAAGAAGGAGGTGCCGGTCAACTGGGCGCCCGGTCTGGGCACCGTCGTCGCCAACGAGGAGGTCACCAACGAGGGCCTGACCGAACGCGGCGACATGCCGGTCTTCCGGCGCAGCCTGTCGCAATGGATGATGCGCATCACGGCGTACGCCGACCGCCTGATCGACGACCTGGACCGGCTGGACTGGCCCGAGTCGATCAAGGCCATGCAGCGCAACTGGATCGGGCGCTCGCAGGGTGCGGCCCTGCGCTTCCCGGTCAACGCCATCGACGCGTCCATCGAAGTGTTCACCACGCGTCCGGACACCATCTTCGGCGCCACCTTCATGGTGCTGGCCCCCGAACACCCGTTGGTCGACGCGATGACCCCGACGACGTGGCCCGAGGGCACCAAGCAGGCCTGGACCGGCGGCCACGGCGATCCGCGCACCGCGGTCGCCGACTACCGGCTGGCCGCCTCGCGCAAGAGCGAGGTCGAGCGGCAGGCCGACGAGAAGACCAAGACCGGAGTGTTCACCGGCACGTTCGCGACCAACCCGGTGACCGGGCGGCCGGTGCCGGTGTTCATCGCCGACTACGTGCTGATGGGTTATGGCACCGGCGCGATCATGGCCGTGCCCGGTCAGGACGAGCGCGACTGGGCTTACGCGTCCGCGTTCGACCTGCCGATCGTGCGTACCGTGCAGCCGTCCGACGGTCATCCCGACGACCAGCCTTTCACCGGGGACGGCGCGGCGATCAACTCTGCCAACGAGCGAATCTCCTTGGACGGCTTGGGAGTAGCCGACGCCAAAGCGAAGATCATCCAGTTCGTCGAAGCCGAGGGCATCGGCAACGGCACGATCAACTACAAGCTGCGCGACTGGCTGTTCAGCCGGCAGCGCTACTGGGGCGAGCCCTTCCCGATCGTGTACGACGAGTCCGGTGCGGCGCACTCGGTGCCGGAGTCGATGCTGCCGGTGCAGTTGCCCGAGGTCGCCGACTACTCGCCCAAGACCTACGAACCGGACGACAAGGACTCCATGCCCGAGTCGCCGCTGTCGCGCGCGGCTGAGTGGGTCAACGTCGAGCTGGACCTGGGTGACGGACCGAAGACCTACCGCCGCGAAACCGACACGATGCCCAACTGGGCCGGATCCTGTTGGTACGAAATGCGATACACCGACCCGGAGAACACCGAGCGCTTCGTCGACCGCGAGTGCGAGGAGTACTGGATGGGTCCCGGGCGCGGCGCGGGCGAGGGCAGGCCGAACGACACCGGTGGCGTCGACCTGTACGTCGGTGGCGTCGAACACGCGGTGCTGCACCTGCTGTACGCCCGCTTCTGGCACAAGGTTTTGTTCGACCTGGGCGAGATCACGTCCGAGGAACCGTTCCGCCGTCTGTTCAACCAGGGCTACGTGCAGGCGTACGCGTTCCGCGACCACCGCGGCCAGCCGGTCCCAGCAGCCGAGGTGCAGGAGACGACCGACGCCGACGGCACGACCTACACCTGGAACGGACAGGTCGTCACCCGCGAGTACGGGAAGATGGGCAAGTCGCTGAAGAACGTCGTCACGCCCGACGAGATGTGCGACCAGTACGGCGCCGACACCTTCCGCATCTATGAGATGTCGATGGGTCCGCTGGACCAGTCGCGTCCGTGGGAGACGCGTGCGGTCGTCGGGGCGCAGCGCTTCCTGCAGCGGCTGTGGCGCAATGTCGTCGACGAGGAGACCGGGCAGGTGCGGGTCGTCGACGGTGAACCGGACGAGGCGACGAAACGCTTGCTGCACAAGACGATCGACGGCGTCGGCCGCGACTACTCGCAGCTGAGCTACAACACTGCGGTCGCCAAGCTGATCGAACTGAACAACGCACTGACCAAGCTGGACGACGTGCCGCGTGCGGTGGTCGAGTCGCTGGTGCAGATGGTTTCACCGATGGCCCCGCACATCGCCGAGGAACTGTGGCAGCGCCTGGGCCATACCTCGACGATCACGTTCGAGCCGTTCCCGCAGGCCGACCCGGCGTTGCTGGTCGACGACACCGTCACCTGTGTCGTGCAGGTGCTGGGCAAGGTCCGCGACCGGCTGGAGGTCGCGGCCGATGTCAGTGACGCCGACCTCGAAGCGGCCGCGCTGGCGAGCGACCGTGTACGAGCGGCCATGGGGGACAAGCAGGTTCGCAAGGTCATCGTGCGGGCCCCGAAGCTGGTCAACGTCGTCGTCGGATGATGAACGAGCGTCGGCGGGTAGGGGAGGAGATGCGATGACGATCGCGGTCGTGACCGACTCCTCCGCCTACCTGCCCACGCATGTCGCGGTGCGCGGACGCGTGTTCGTGGTGCCGCTGCACGTCGCGGTCGACGGTGTCTCACACGACGAAGGCGTCGACGTGAGCGCATCCGACGTCGCAGCAGCGCTGCGCGAGCACCGTCCGGTCTCTACCTCAAGGCCGTCGCCGGGTGCGTTCCTGGAGGTCTACGAGGACCTCATCGCGCGCGGTGTCGACCAGATCGTCTCGATCCACCTGTCACGACAGATGTCGGCCACCCTCGCGTCGGCCGAGATCGCCGCGGCGTCCTGCGATGCCGACGTCCGTGTGATCGACAGCGAATCCATCGGAATGGCAATGGGATTCGCAGTCCTTGCCGCAGCGGGTGCAGTCGACGACGGCGCGACGGTGGACGAGGTAGAACGCATCGCCCGCGACGTCGCGGCGACGTCGCACACCTACTTCTACGTCGACACGCTGGAATACCTGCGGCGCGGCGGACGCATCGGGCGGGCCCCCTCGCTGGTGGGGTCGGCCCTGTCCATCAAACCGCTGCTGACCCTCACCGACGGCTACATCGAGCCCCTCGAGCGGGTACGCACCACTTCCAAGGCGTTGGCACGGTTGAAGAGCCTCGCCCGGCAGGCTGCGGTCGAACTCGATTCCGGAGACGGAGTCGACGTCGCTGTGCACCACCTGGATGCGCTCGAACGAGCCGAGCAGCTTGCCGAAGATCTTGCGGAAGCGGTGCCGGACGCCCGTCGAGTGTTGCTGGTCGAACTCGGTGCCGCCGTCGGTGCGCACGTGGGCCCGGGCACGATCGCGGTGGCGGTGGCTCCGCGCTGTCGCGCTCCGGGCGCCTGATCCTCCACAGCCCTTCTGCTGCGGCGCAGTTCTCCACAGGCTGAGCATCGGCCGGCGACGTGTTCTGCGAACCCGACCTAACGTGCCTCGCATGTCACGCAACCAGCCACCCGATCGACTCGCCGCGATCCTCGCCGAACTCGACGAAGGTCGGCGGACGCCGTGGCTGCCGGACGAGGACGATCTGATCGACCGTCGTCCGCTGTGGCCGGCGCTGCCCGGCCGTCGTCGACGTGCTGCGGCGACACACATTCCGGACCGCCGGGGCCCGGGAACCGATGGCGATCTCGACGACTTCGACACTTCGGGGATGGAGGGCGAGACGGTCGAGGACGAGCCGCGTAGCCGGGCCGATCGGCGTCATCAAGGTGTCGGAGGCGGGAACCGGCGCGACAGCGAACGGGTCAGTCCCCACACCCCCTTGTTCCGAACACCGTTGCCCGACACCGAGGTCGACACACATCCCGGTCGCGCCGCTCTGATCGGAGCCCTCGTGGTCCTGTTGGTGGCGGGGGTCGTGTTCGGCGTACGGGTGTTCTCGGCCCGGAGCGCGGCCGAGCCCGTGCCACTCGCGCCCGCCGCCTCAACAGCTGTGACCTCGACCGGCTCGGCCACTGCTACCGCACCGGGTGGGAGGGGAGGTCAAGCACCGTACGCCACCTCGGCCGCCGCAGCTTCGCCGACGAGCCTCCTGGTTCACGTGGTCGGTCAGGTGCAGCGTCCAGGCGTGGTACGGCTCACATCAGGGTCCCGGGTCGAGGACGCCATCCGTGCGGCCGGTGGTGCGGGGCGAAGCGCAGACCTGTCTGCGGTCAACCTTGCCCGCCTGGTCACCGACGGAGAACAGGTGCAGGTGCCCAGGCCGGGGGAGAGCCCGATGCCTGCGCCGGCGCCGGCCGCGCAGTCAGGCGAGGGCACAGTGTCGACGAAAGCCGGCGTACCCGCCGGACCGATCCCCCTGAACACCGCCACCGTGGCGGACCTGGACGCACTTCCGGGGGTCGGCCCGGTGCTGGCAGCGCGGATCATCGAGTGGCGTACCACGAACGGCAGGTTCAGCAGCGTCGACGAACTCGGTGAGGTGAGCGGTATCGGCGACAAGCTGCTGGAGCGGCTGCGCCCGCTGGTCACCGTGTGACCCGATGGAGCAGACGCACCGTGCCCTCGACCTCCGTCTGCTCCTGCCGGCACTGATCGCCTGGGGCGTCGCTGCCGCACTCCTCGGTGTCGCCACTTCGCTGGTGATCGCCGTTCTCGTCGGGTGTCTCGTCACCGGAATCGGCTGCTGCGTATGGGGCAGACCAACCCTACGAATGATCGGGTTCTGCGCTCTGGCAACGACCTTCATCCTCACCGCCGTCCTCGGGCATCGCGCTGTCGCACAAGCCGGCTTGGTACCGACGCTTGCTGAGCGTGGCGCCTCCGTCCGTCTCGAGGCGAGGGTGGTCTCCGATCCGGCACCGGTCCGGTCCCGCTTCGGCGCAGAGCAGGTCTGGCGCGTTCGCCTGCAGGCCACGCGGATCTCCGGACGCGGCGAGGTGGCCGTTGCACGAACGCCGATTCTCGCGTTCGGCGGGCAGGACGTGGGCCGGCTGCGCTGGCACGACACCGTCGTCGCCGCGGGACGCCTCCAACCCGCCGAGACGGGTGCCGACGTACGAGCGATCCTTCGCATTCGTCAGGTGCAGCGCACCCACCCGGCAGGACGGATCGAAGAGACCGTCGAACACCTACGAACCGGTCTGCGCGACAGCACCGAGGGCTTGCCGACCGACCCCGCCGGGCTGGTGCCGGCACTGGTCATCGGTGACACCAGCCGCATGCCGCAGGAACTGAAGGACGACATGCAGGCCACCGGAATGACCCACCTCAACGCGGTCTCCGGCAGCAACGTCACCGTCGTCCTGCTGTGCGTGCAAGGACTGGCCGGCTACCTGCGGATTCCGCGGCGATGGCGCCTGCCGTTCGCGCTCCTCGGCCTCGCCCTGTTCGTGATGCTCTGTCGACCCGAACCGTCGGTCGTGCGGGCCTCGGCGATGGGAGTGGTCGGGCTGCTGGCGCTGCGCGGCGGGTCGCGGCGCGCAGGAGCCCCGGCACTGGCCGCAGCGATACTGGTGCTGCTCGCGATCGACCCGCACCTGGCTCGCTCCTTCGGGTTCATCCTGTCCAGTTTCGCCACCCTCGGGCTGTTGCTGTTCGCCCGGCGGTGGGCGGATGCCATCGCCCGATATCTCCCGAGACGGTGTGCACCACTCGCGGAAGCCATCTGCGTTCCTCTGGCAGCTCAAGTCTTCTGCGCACCGCTCACCCTGCTGCTCCAGCCCGGCGTCAGCCTGGTCGGAGTGCCCGCGAACGTCCTGGCCGCACCGTTGGTACCGATCGCGACGGTCGCCGGAGTGCTGGTCGTCTGCAGCGCACCGGTGTTGCCGCCGCTCGCCCAGTTGCTCGCCTGGGTGGCCGGTCTCCCGGCCTGGGGAATCGCCACGATCGCGCACCTCGGGGCCGACCTGCCCTATGGAACGCTGCCCTGGCCCGGAGGCTGGGTCGGGCTCGCCCTGCTGGTCCTCGTCATCGCGCTGGTGCTGACCACCGGGCACTGGTGGGCGCACCAGGCCGCGGCCCGACCGTGGCACGGCGCCGCTGCCGCGGTCATCGCGCTGGCCCTCGTCGTTCCGGTGCCCGCCGCACCTCCGTCGCGAGGGTGGACCGTCGCCATGTGTGACGTGGGGCAAGGAGACGCGACGATCGTCCGATCACCCCAGGGCGGAGTGTTGCTGATCGATACCGGTCCCGAACCCGACACCGTCGACAGTTGCCTGAGCCGCCTCGGCGTCGAACGGATCGACGCCGTCGTGCTCACCCATTTCCACGCCGACCACGTCGATGGGCTTGCCGGGGTACTGCGCAGCGGCCGCACGGTGCGAGAGCTTGTCGCGACCTTCGTCGAGGGTGAGGACGACGCCGGCCCGCACGAGGAGGCATCACGCCGTGAACCGACGCTGGCTCTCGCCGCACGCGCACGCGTACCGGTGCGGTTGGTGCGGCGCGGCGACAGCGTGGACGCACCTGGCATCACGGGGAAGGTGCTGTGGCCGGCCCGCACACTCGAGACCGGATCGGTGCAGAACAACGCGAGCGTGGTGCTCGCGGTCGTCGCCGGGGGCGTCCGGGCGTTGTTCACCGGCGACATCGAACGGGATGCCGGACGCGCCGTCCGACAGGAACTCCAGGCCGCGGGGGAGGGATCCTTCGACGTGCTCAAGGTGGCCCACCACGGTTCGGCCAACCAGGACGCAGATCTGATGGCGGTGGTGCGCCCGCGGGTCTGCCTGATCGGGGTCGGCGCAGACAACGACTACGGGCACCCGGCGCCGGCGACGTTACGACTGCTCGCCGGATGCACCGTGTTGCGCACCGATCAGGACGGCATGCTGTTCGTCCACCCGCATACGGACGGTGGCGTCTCGGTCAGCAGCTCCGGCTGACGGGCTACCGATTGCGTTGTCAGACAGGCTGTTTCGCCAGGTCGCCGACGCAGGAGGAGTCGCCGGCTGCTTCCACGAGGGCGTCGATCATCGCGGCGACCGCCGGTACGCGGGTCAGGTCGGGGGTCGTCACCGCGTACACGGTGCGGTGGGAGGGCGGGTCGATGGGCAGCACCTTGACCCGTGCGTTCGGTGCCGACCGCAGGATCAGATCGGGCACCAGGGCGACGCCCAGACCTTCGGCGACCAGACCGAGAACGGCCACGTAGTCCTCGGTCTCGAACGCGACGTCCGGGCGATACCCGGCGGCTGCTGCGAGCGAGAGCAGGTGTCCACGGCAACGCGGACAACCGGCGATCCACGGCGCTTCGGCGAGAGCCGCGAGGTCGACACTGTCCTGAGAAGCAAGTGGGTGGTCCAGCGGCAGGGCGATCCGAACGTGGTCGAGCAGAAGTTCCTTGACCTCGAAGTCGTCGAGGTGGTCGCTGCTGATCTCCAGCCCGTCATAGGTGAAGGCCACAGCGACGTCACACTCGCCGGCTCGCAGGGCCGCCAGCGACTCCGGTGGCTCACCCTCTGCGAAGCTCACCTGCACCTGCGGGAAACGCTTCTTCACCAGCGACAGTGCCTTCGGCACCAGCGTCGAGGACGAGGAGGGGAAGGCCATGAGTCGCACGCGTCCTGACTGGAGACCGGCGATCGCCGCGACCTCGGATTCGGCCGCGCTGATCGCGCCGAGGACCGCGCCGGCGTGGCGGGCCAGGACTTCACCGGCTTCGGTGAGTCGCACGTTGCGGCCCAGTCGTTCGACCAGGGGAGTGCCCAAGCGCTCTTCGAGGCGACGGACCATCTGGGAGATGGCGGGCTGGGAGTAACCGAGCGACGACGCCGCGGCGGTGAAACTGCCCTCGTCAGCGATGGCACGAATCACCCGGAGGCCGGCAGCGTCGATCATGCGCACCAGCCTACAAACCGTTCGACCGACCCGCCTGCTCAGCATGAAATCGCAGCGCGAGCCGCAGATCCTCACCGGTCCAGTGCCGAGTGCATCATCCAGGCCACCGCCGCACCGCCTCCGGCGCGGCTGATCGGGGCGGTGGCCCCTGTGCGCCACCACCAGCAACAACGGCAGGATCAGGGGCGAAGGGGCCTCGGTCGTGTTCGCGCGTCCGGCCGTGGAGACAGCTGTCGCCCATCACCGCGAGCCAACCCAGCGTGACCCACCCCGATAGCGTACGAACCGATGTGCCCGCCGGCTCTCGATGAGCCGCGGCCTCGAACTCGGAACAGACCCGACCCATGGAGAACGAAGGTCCGATGGACGACCGCAGCCACCTGGCACACCTGCTCCGCGAGGGCGACGTGTTGGTCATGACCGGGGCCGGGCTGTCCACCGAATCCGGGCTGCCCGATTACCGCGGACCGGACGGGGTACGCCGTGTGGAGCCCATGACGGTGAGCGAGTTCCGGGCCGGAGTCGCTGCGCGGCAACGCTATTGGAGCCGGTCCTATGTCGGATGGGAGAGGTTCCGGACGGCGCGGCCCAACGAAGCGCACCGTCACCTCGCCGCGCTGGAGAAGGCGGGCCTGTTCGAGACGACGATCACCCAGAACGTCGACGGCCTGGCCCAGCAGGCAGGGTCCCGCGATGTCATCGAGTTGCACGGCAACCTCGGGCGAGCCGTCTGCCTGAACTGCCGGGCGCTTGCCGACCGAGAGTGGATCCAGCAGCAGTTCGCCACGCGCAATCCGGTGTTCGCGCAGGACGCCGAGAGGGCGCGCGACCTGCCGCTGCGCCCGGATGGCGACGTCGACATCGACCCCTCGCTGATCCATGACATCGAACTGGTGGTGTGCCCGACCTGTGGCAGCGACCTGCTGAAGCCGGACGTCGTGATGTTCGGCGAATCGGTACCCAAGGATCTGGTCGCCCATTGCTTCAACCGTCTCGAGCGGGCAAAGTCGCTGCTGGTGGTCGGATCCTCGCTCGGTGTGATGTCCGGCTTCCGTTTCGCGCGGCGTGC
This is a stretch of genomic DNA from Yimella lutea. It encodes these proteins:
- the holA gene encoding DNA polymerase III subunit delta, whose amino-acid sequence is MSSVPPLVLISGPEQLLADRALRSTIDLVRETEPDAEVVRIDAATYEPGELMLHISPSLFGGLKIVVARDLDEAGDELIDEVTALAKAPMDGAVLVAMHKSGNRGKRALDALKKGGARVIEAPAIKSDRDKASFVSNEFRAARRKVTPEAVQALLDAVGKDLGELAAACAQLIADTTGVVDEEQVDEYYGGKVEATGFKVAEMAIAGNAGEALRLLRHALASGLDPVPIVAVLAGQLRQIAKVASAGNGSSAALARDLSMAPWQVERARRSARGWDGDRLGRAIQAVAAADFDVKGGGRDPVYAVERAVLTICRERTAR
- the rpsT gene encoding 30S ribosomal protein S20 gives rise to the protein MANIKSQMKRIKTNEIRTERNKAYKSELRTWIRKTREAVAAGDADKAKDALRTAGQKLDKAVSKGVIHKNQAANKKSALTKQVNSL
- a CDS encoding geranylgeranyl reductase family protein — translated: MPAATHTDVLVVGAGPAGSAAATWAARYGLDVVLADAAVFPRDKTCGDGLTPRAIGELHRLGLTDWVFAHTVNQGLRAHGFGQRLELPWPQVEGLPDRGSAVPRTELDDHLRTTALKAGAVGVEGARAIDARLDGGRVRAVTFRGAEGTFEIECERLVVADGVRSPLGKVLGREWHRDTVYAVAGRSYVTSTMSDDPWISSHLELRGEQGQILSGYGWVFPLGDGSVNLGAGTLATSKRPADVAIKPLMKVYADTIGDEFGLSGELRNPTSALLPMGGAVSNVAGPNWALIGDAAACINPLNGEGIDYGLETGRFIADMLVAGDSLETAWPALLTEHYGEAFSVARRLAGVFSNPKLLTALGPVGMRSDFLMTLALRWMGNLVTEQDRDRAARIWRWAGRRSVAIDARPPFS
- the leuS gene encoding leucine--tRNA ligase → MSDSNQSDTPKFRYTAQTAGEIERRWQDRWEEQGTFQAPNPSGPWADPSADGKQKYFLQDMFPYPSGAGLHVGHPLGFIATDVFARYQRMTGKNVLYTMGFDAFGLPAEQYAVQTGQHPRKTTEDNIVTYRRQLRQLGLSHDLRRSFATIDPEYYKWTQWIFLRIYNSWHDERAGKARPIEDLVSAYESGEIATPTGAAWADLSDTERIAAVDARRLAYKKEVPVNWAPGLGTVVANEEVTNEGLTERGDMPVFRRSLSQWMMRITAYADRLIDDLDRLDWPESIKAMQRNWIGRSQGAALRFPVNAIDASIEVFTTRPDTIFGATFMVLAPEHPLVDAMTPTTWPEGTKQAWTGGHGDPRTAVADYRLAASRKSEVERQADEKTKTGVFTGTFATNPVTGRPVPVFIADYVLMGYGTGAIMAVPGQDERDWAYASAFDLPIVRTVQPSDGHPDDQPFTGDGAAINSANERISLDGLGVADAKAKIIQFVEAEGIGNGTINYKLRDWLFSRQRYWGEPFPIVYDESGAAHSVPESMLPVQLPEVADYSPKTYEPDDKDSMPESPLSRAAEWVNVELDLGDGPKTYRRETDTMPNWAGSCWYEMRYTDPENTERFVDRECEEYWMGPGRGAGEGRPNDTGGVDLYVGGVEHAVLHLLYARFWHKVLFDLGEITSEEPFRRLFNQGYVQAYAFRDHRGQPVPAAEVQETTDADGTTYTWNGQVVTREYGKMGKSLKNVVTPDEMCDQYGADTFRIYEMSMGPLDQSRPWETRAVVGAQRFLQRLWRNVVDEETGQVRVVDGEPDEATKRLLHKTIDGVGRDYSQLSYNTAVAKLIELNNALTKLDDVPRAVVESLVQMVSPMAPHIAEELWQRLGHTSTITFEPFPQADPALLVDDTVTCVVQVLGKVRDRLEVAADVSDADLEAAALASDRVRAAMGDKQVRKVIVRAPKLVNVVVG
- a CDS encoding DegV family protein, with protein sequence MTIAVVTDSSAYLPTHVAVRGRVFVVPLHVAVDGVSHDEGVDVSASDVAAALREHRPVSTSRPSPGAFLEVYEDLIARGVDQIVSIHLSRQMSATLASAEIAAASCDADVRVIDSESIGMAMGFAVLAAAGAVDDGATVDEVERIARDVAATSHTYFYVDTLEYLRRGGRIGRAPSLVGSALSIKPLLTLTDGYIEPLERVRTTSKALARLKSLARQAAVELDSGDGVDVAVHHLDALERAEQLAEDLAEAVPDARRVLLVELGAAVGAHVGPGTIAVAVAPRCRAPGA
- a CDS encoding helix-hairpin-helix domain-containing protein, producing MSRNQPPDRLAAILAELDEGRRTPWLPDEDDLIDRRPLWPALPGRRRRAAATHIPDRRGPGTDGDLDDFDTSGMEGETVEDEPRSRADRRHQGVGGGNRRDSERVSPHTPLFRTPLPDTEVDTHPGRAALIGALVVLLVAGVVFGVRVFSARSAAEPVPLAPAASTAVTSTGSATATAPGGRGGQAPYATSAAAASPTSLLVHVVGQVQRPGVVRLTSGSRVEDAIRAAGGAGRSADLSAVNLARLVTDGEQVQVPRPGESPMPAPAPAAQSGEGTVSTKAGVPAGPIPLNTATVADLDALPGVGPVLAARIIEWRTTNGRFSSVDELGEVSGIGDKLLERLRPLVTV
- a CDS encoding ComEC/Rec2 family competence protein — protein: MEQTHRALDLRLLLPALIAWGVAAALLGVATSLVIAVLVGCLVTGIGCCVWGRPTLRMIGFCALATTFILTAVLGHRAVAQAGLVPTLAERGASVRLEARVVSDPAPVRSRFGAEQVWRVRLQATRISGRGEVAVARTPILAFGGQDVGRLRWHDTVVAAGRLQPAETGADVRAILRIRQVQRTHPAGRIEETVEHLRTGLRDSTEGLPTDPAGLVPALVIGDTSRMPQELKDDMQATGMTHLNAVSGSNVTVVLLCVQGLAGYLRIPRRWRLPFALLGLALFVMLCRPEPSVVRASAMGVVGLLALRGGSRRAGAPALAAAILVLLAIDPHLARSFGFILSSFATLGLLLFARRWADAIARYLPRRCAPLAEAICVPLAAQVFCAPLTLLLQPGVSLVGVPANVLAAPLVPIATVAGVLVVCSAPVLPPLAQLLAWVAGLPAWGIATIAHLGADLPYGTLPWPGGWVGLALLVLVIALVLTTGHWWAHQAAARPWHGAAAAVIALALVVPVPAAPPSRGWTVAMCDVGQGDATIVRSPQGGVLLIDTGPEPDTVDSCLSRLGVERIDAVVLTHFHADHVDGLAGVLRSGRTVRELVATFVEGEDDAGPHEEASRREPTLALAARARVPVRLVRRGDSVDAPGITGKVLWPARTLETGSVQNNASVVLAVVAGGVRALFTGDIERDAGRAVRQELQAAGEGSFDVLKVAHHGSANQDADLMAVVRPRVCLIGVGADNDYGHPAPATLRLLAGCTVLRTDQDGMLFVHPHTDGGVSVSSSG